In Labrus mixtus chromosome 13, fLabMix1.1, whole genome shotgun sequence, a single genomic region encodes these proteins:
- the vgll3 gene encoding transcription cofactor vestigial-like protein 3, which yields MSCLDVMYHQSYGAHYLPAAAYKATYYNHHHQQQQKRLSVYSKMQECIEQQQVGGRGMLSRDQGLNRQAPAAPGAESGRRSTSELKDVTQPAEAEYLSSRCVLFTYFQGDIGDVVDEHFSRALSQSSSFNSETKPIRVTQPSASATAGLWKDGGSLPEGQSSSVWNSTYPSQASPCLPSVSVSVHPDFSSSPVSFNHPDGALWADHILSQTSLPPPSTLPDSWTYSLSPQSTTGYPNVHNVYHSHPHLHTRHHHHPMLHSYPTHSPALDPRFNPLLLPGVRNPNQPNTSTGSSPHSEGVKTEMDPRSNSPIDASSVTWQSSALQGSLEVYDSAHDQTKAKTSVWF from the exons ATGAGCTGCTTGGATGTGATGTACCACCAAAGCTATGGAGCGCACTACCTCCCTGCAGCGGCGTACAAGGCGACGTACTACAACCACCATCACCAGCAACAACAG AAAAGGCTGAGTGTTTACAGTAAGATGCAGGAGTGTATTGAGCAGCAGCAAGTAGGAGGAAGAGGGATGCTTTCCAGGGATCAGGGCCTAAACAGGCAGGCTCCGGCGGCACCAGGAGCCGAGTCAGGCCGCAGATCCACATCAGAGCTGAAGGATGTTACTCAGCCGGCAGAGGCGGAGTACTTGAGCTCTCGGTGTGTTTTGTTCACCTACTTCCAAGGCGACATCGGCGACGTGGTGGATGAACACTTTTCTCGGGCTCTCAGTCAGTCGAGCAGCTTCAACAGCGAGACCAAACCCATCAGGGTGACCCAACCGTCTGCCTCAGCCACTGCGGGCTTATGGAAAG ATGGTGGGTCTCTCCCTGAGGGTCAAAGCAGTTCAGTGTGGAACAGCACTTATCCATCCCAAGCCAGTCCTTGCCTCCCCTCTGTCTCGGTCTCAGTCCACCCAGACTTTTCCTCCAGCCCCGTTTCCTTCAACCACCCTGATGGAGCTCTGTGGGCCGACCACATTCTGTCGCAGACCAGCCTCCCGCCCCCATCAACACTCCCCGATAGCTGGACCTACAGCTTGAGCCCCCAGAGCACAACTGGCTACCCCAATGTCCATAATGTCTACCATTCTCACCCCCACCTCCACACCCGGCATCACCACCACCCCATGCTCCATTCATATCCCACCCACAGCCCGGCATTGGATCCCAGGTTTAATCCTCTGCTGCTACCTGGCGTTAGGAACCCGAACCAGCCGAACACCAGCACAGGGAGTTCCCCCCACAGCGAGGGGGTAAAGACAGAGATGGACCCGAGAAGCAACAGCCCCATAGACGCCTCTTCTGTCACCTGGCAGTCCTCGGCCCTCCAGGGATCCTTGGAGGTGTATGACTCAG CTCATGATCAAACCAAAGCAAAGACGTCAGTTTGGTTCTAA